In Daphnia magna isolate NIES linkage group LG7, ASM2063170v1.1, whole genome shotgun sequence, a single genomic region encodes these proteins:
- the LOC123474558 gene encoding uncharacterized protein LOC123474558 — protein MHFGLESALKGDSPGLYFKHSNLLQYASIYATKPELLPDSIRKKIETFDSDLQIRKAKESLLRSAENIVPEVLNEANIRAIPHFTIDFSLDGVQIFHNSEQSECIPIMVAVHAISESPSAYSTTLKTRYPIIVGIAHGKTKPTAKSLVHHLFNELSRLCPDNRNPKETAGREFTVSLRCAVADWIFRAFLKPIKGPTGFWCCERCIQRGVCCALPRPKNSPKKESKTVQLRDLNAPRRLNEDFLKYVKSDDCSDEHLLGLNDLSPFIDINFPVVSGFSIDAMHTMYAGCLRRRLIGIVSLTTEGKLNSTSLAAVNTRLKLFEKCKPSEFERHVRSLSNCIEKYKMHELRDFLMYNLFPVFSGILQGNQLENIMLLQYGMLLLGGFDPKPVPTADILEATRVF, from the exons ATGCATTTTGGGCTTGAATCAGCTCTTAAAGGAGATTCACCCGGTCTATATTTCAAGCACTCCAACCTTCTTCAATATGCATCGATTTATGCGACTAAACCGGAGCTTTTACCAGATAGTATCAGGAAGAAG attGAGACTTTTGACAGTGACCTTCAAATTAGAAAGGCAAAAGAGTCACTACTACGGTCAGCCGAAAATATCGTTCCAGAAGTGCTGAATGAAGCAAACATACGCGCAATCCCTCACTTTACAATCGATTTCAGCTTGGATGGTGTACAGATTTTCCACAATTCAGAACAGTCTGAATGTATACCAATAATGGTTGCAGTTCACGCAATAAGTGAGTCACCTTCTGCCTATTCTACTACTTTGAAAACTCGGTATCCTATAATTGTTGGTATTGCTCATGGCAAGACAAAGCCAACTGCGAAATCACTCGTACATCATCTGTTTAATGAGCTCAGCCGACTATGCCCTGACAACCGCAATCCTAAGGAAACAGCTGGTCGTGAATTTACAGTATCGCTAAGATGTGCCGTAGCTGACTGGATTTTTCGAGCGTTTTTAAAACCTATAAAAGGCCCTACTGGATTTTGGTGTTGCGAGCGATGCATCCAGCGCGGGGTATGTTGCGCTTTACCCCGGCCCAAAAATTCCCCAAAAAAAGAGTCAAAAACCGTGCAACTGAGAGATCTGAATGCTCCACGACGTCTGAATGAAGATTTCTTAAAGTATGTAAAAAGTGACGATTGTTCAGATGAACATCTTCTAGGTCTGAACGATCTGTCTCCTTTTATTGACATAAATTTTCCTGTGGTTTCCGGATTCAGCATAGATGCCATGCACACAATGTATGCCGGGTGCCTTAGGCGAaggttaattggaattgttTCACTAACAACAGAAGGAAAATTGAATAGTACTAGTTTAGCTGCTGTTAATACCAGATTGAAGCTTTTCGAAAAATGCAAACCATCCGAATTCGAGAGACATGTTCGCTCTCTGTCTAATTGTATTGAGAAATATAAAATGCATGAGCTTCGGGATTTTCTAATGTACAACCTTTTCCCTGTTTTTTCTGGAATCCTTCAAGGTAACCAGTTAGAAAACATAATGCTATTGCAGTATGgcatgttgttgttgggtgGGTTTGATCCAAAGCCAGTTCCAACCGCAGATATTTTGGAAGCTACGCGCGTTTTTTAA
- the LOC116922302 gene encoding uncharacterized protein LOC116922302 — protein sequence MENLDMMAAADLFRLRTTMKRQHTNLVARIHGMINRRASRVEVEVLSTTLANVLERITAVNDQYVITGGLDEQEQAAAETYIQEVAALSEQAQLAIGGYAHAVANRTAWNVTDSNASRVLQPIPLAIAEEVPENEIVNHNPIVSGLAKSRNHEDDIGGTQAARNITAAQQPTIGALISNLDGDKSARNASDEAHQAKRRRIELEFELERKRVERSRKMDDLLRQSEREEEDLKMAIERERILAGAFEGAVDGSPIHSSTPRGNVINPIEQSSRTPQSCEITTSFAPPSRWPKIAVEKFNGDPRKWQRFAHGIHATVRDANIPDSYKLLGLQDSIMDDIRKRMGHLFNGSYAFETAWNELESKYGNPGLIMQAHNQHLLQVQPFKAGDFNALFSLAADVRDAVSSVPNEHLKEFTYSTVITSLASKLPIQLQIDWGKFAYSLRPSLPSLRDFDKWIDIAVGAEEYRGIRLSTPGSNANKPASNFIPRQQSNYGQPGSSGYRGPTVLTNRVQDKIATPKCPACNADPGHRFEYCNTFKRMLVNQRAALCADNNYCFKCLVQGHYGRNCTRADVKCKECGKAHNTLLHGADRQFPSSKQQGNDQLNVSMIHAPTPNKLRSVLLAILPVTIKSNESVAETFVVLDPGSEATLITDNLAARLNLSGPSFRVRFGNFNDSVTINSKIVSFRIASLGLEVPVTEAFLVPKISLSPRKINWPVLKKNWSHLADLNLPAIDSSKVGVLIGADQLSAHVQRGIREPIEEDGPTAVLTQFGWSVIGKIPHFLVAGPSKRKSVNIQSIAQDVALCSLVEQFHSTESFGTDASVPALISTEDARVLKVLESSALFIGCGWQVELPLKSEGFVFPNNRKQAVSRFYGMERRLSLPENQQYAEKYNNIVNKLIESGTASIVHPSAINEPKGMVWYLPHHFVEYPNKPGKIRVVMDCAASFSQVSLNNQLFRGPPLLPKLVGVLLRSRECLFALSADIAAFYHRVGIPAKHQSLQRFVFREFGSNKPLRTYQMTTLVFGAVHASTAAIWVLQHAVSQNKNYPEVASRIKNNFYADNLCDSFDTEAETIKFARDVRESLAIGGFKLTGFASSSKRVLETIPSEDRADSVLDLNYDALPTEYILGLAWDCSGDCYKLRVKDLSPVMTKRELLSAMSREFDPLGMCLPVITYAKLLFQEVCKLRTGISPFKKPIGWDEPLPECILEKWNKWAGSLSSLSQISIRRCFRSGDEKLADCTFDLIVFADASLLAFGSVAYLKTTYRKEAHLSFVMAKGRIAPTSVLSIPRLELQAAVLAVRIAQTIRKEMRIPIESVEYRTDSEIVLHQINSSHHNHPIFVANRIGEILRHSSPNQWKFISGRDNPADDCTRGVTPDCFKSSCRWLTGPTQLQLSAPQPVIVSQAGDPDSFIVRSVCALNVSPYPLKVSSPVVSNFIADSQNGLARLKRDVAQSLRKGTIIEEITNDELKQAMRICIIVAAEEKFPREVDALRRGKPIPRDSALRNVNPYIDPTDGLMKVDGRLKHAELPEHSRHPIILAADHRLTSLIIADAHDEINHAGVEHTLSVVRRKYYLTQGRRAVRKTLARCVKCRRRCAQPRPPIMANLPKERLLPFVRPFSTSGLDFFGPFNTVIGRRTEKRYGLLVTCFSTRAVHLELVYSLSSDSFLMALRRFIADRGHPGTIFSDNGTNLVAGEKELREGIANLNSKLVTEEMIDRGIDWKFSPPSGPHFGGSWERLVGSSKKSLRAVLEERSVTDEVLLTVLKEVASLLNTRPLTHVSTDPSEPEPLTPNHFILGCHHPQYPPNVEEEFSDLSRRRFRQSQFIVNQYWRRWMREYVPELIERKKWNLATPPLRVGNRVLIMDENTRRGQWLTGTVSKLFPGDDGRIRRVSVKTATSELIRPVVKLCLFSDA from the coding sequence ATGGAAAACCTCGATATGATGGCCGCCGCGGATTTGTTCAGGCTACGAACAACCATGAAGCGTCAGCACACGAACCTCGTCGCGCGAATTCACGGGATGATCAACAGGCGAGCGTCGCGGGTCGAAGTCGAAGTGTTGTCGACAACTCTCGCAAATGTGCTGGAGCGGATCACCGCAGTTAATGATCAATACGTTATTACGGGTGGACTCGATGAACAGGAGCAGGCAGCCGCGGAAACTTACATTCAAGAAGTAGCTGCATTAAGTGAACAAGCGCAGCTTGCCATTGGAGGTTATGCCCATGCCGTGGCCAACAGAACAGCTTGGAATGTCACTGACTCGAACGCTAGCCGCGTTCTGCAACCAATTCCGCTGGCAATTGCAGAAGAAGTGCCCGAAAACGAAATCGTCAACCACAACCCAATTGTCTCGGGCCTTGCCAAAAGTCGCAATCATGAGGACGATATAGGAGGAACACAAGCTGCTCGTAATATCACCGCTGCCCAACAGCCTACGATTGGCGCTTTAATTTCGAATTTGGATGGAGACAAAAGCGCCCGAAACGCCTCTGACGAGGCCCACCAGGCAAAAAGGAGGAGAATCGAGCTCGAGTTTGAGCTCGAAAGGAAAAGAGTAGAGCGCTCTCGCAAAATGGATGATCTGCTCCGTCAAAGTGAACGAGAAGAAGAGGATCTCAAAATGGCAATTGAACGTGAAAGGATTCTGGCTGGTGCATTCGAGGGAGCGGTTGACGGGAGCCCCATCCATTCTTCAACGCCAAGAGGGAACGTCATAAATCCAATAGAACAATCATCTCGAACGCCACAGTCTTGTGAAATAACAACATCATTCGCTCCACCCAGTCGCTGGCCTAAAATTGCAGTCGAAAAGTTCAACGGGGACCCACGCAAATGGCAGAGGTTTGCACACGGCATTCACGCTACCGTTCGCGACGCAAATATTCCGGACTCATACAAGCTCCTTGGTCTGCAAGACAGCATAATGGATGACATCCGCAAGAGGATGGGCCACCTTTTCAACGGGTCGTACGCGTTTGAAACGGCATGGAATGAATTAGAGAGCAAGTATGGAAATCCGGGTCTAATCATGCAGGCGCATAATCAGCACTTACTTCAGGTTCAACCGTTTAAAGCTGGGGATTTCAATGCGCTCTTCAGTCTTGCCGCAGATGTCCGAGATGCCGTATCAAGCGTCCCAAATGAGCACTTAAAAGAGTTCACGTATTCTACTGTCATTACTTCGCTCGCCTCAAAGCTACCGATTCAACTGCAAATCGATTGGGGTAAATTCGCCTACTCGCTTAGGCCGAGTTTGCCATCGCTAAGAGATTTTGACAAATGGATCGATATCGCCGTTGGGGCAGAAGAATATCGTGGAATTCGCCTCTCAACTCCCGGAAGCAACGCAAATAAGCCGGCCTCGAACTTCATCCCACGTCAACAAAGCAACTATGGTCAACCTGGTAGCAGCGGCTATCGTGGCCCGACGGTGTTGACCAACCGGGTTCAAGACAAGATCGCTACTCCAAAGTGTCCTGCCTGCAACGCGGATCCGGGTCACCGCTTCGAATACTGCAACACCTTCAAGCGCATGTTGGTTAACCAGCGTGCTGCCCTCTGCGCTGACAACAATTATTGCTTCAAATGCCTGGTTCAAGGTCACTACGGAAGAAACTGCACCCGCGCTGACGTGAAATGCAAGGAGTGTGGAAAGGCCCACAACACCCTGTTACACGGAGCTGATCGTCAATTTCCGTCTTCGAAACAACAAGGTAACGACCAACTTAACGTATCAATGATTCACGCACCTACGCCAAACAAGCTGCGCTCTGTACTGCTAGCCATACTGCCCGTAACTATTAAAAGCAACGAATCCGTCGCTGAGACCTTTGTCGTTTTGGATCCAGGCAGCGAAGCAACACTCATCACAGACAATCTCGCAGCCAGGTTAAATTTGTCAGGGCCATCTTTTCGTGTTCGCTTCGGCAATTTCAACGATTCCGTTACCataaattcaaaaatcgtGTCATTCCGCATCGCGTCATTGGGGTTGGAAGTGCCTGTAACCGAAGCATTTCTTGTCCCCAAGATCAGCCTATCCCCTAGGAAAATCAACTGGCCggtattgaaaaaaaattggtctcATCTCGCCGATTTAAATTTGCCAGCAATAGACTCTTCTAAAGTCGGCGTGTTAATTGGAGCCGACCAGCTTTCTGCTCATGTTCAAAGGGGAATTAGAGAACCAATCGAAGAAGACGGACCTACTGCGGTTCTCACCCAATTTGGATGGTCGGTGATAGGGAAAATCCCGCACTTTCTCGTGGCCGGGCCGAGCAAGAGAAAATCGGTCAACATTCAGTCAATTGCTCAAGATGTAGCGCTATGTAGCCTCGTTGAACAATTTCACTCAACCGAGTCCTTCGGTACAGATGCAAGTGTGCCTGCTCTTATTTCCACAGAAGATGCTCGGGTTCTGAAGGTGCTGGAATCGTCGGCGCTTTTCATCGGATGCGGCTGGCAGGTGGAACTTCCTCTTAAATCTGAAGGATTTGTCTTCCCcaacaacagaaaacaagCTGTATCAAGATTTTATGGCATGGAGCGTCGGCTCTCACTGCCAGAAAACCAGCAGTATGCAGAAAAGTACAACAACATTGTAAATAAGCTTATCGAATCCGGCACCGCTTCAATTGTCCACCCGTCCGCCATTAACGAACCAAAGGGAATGGTTTGGTACTTGCCGCACCACTTCGTTGAGTATCCAAACAAGCCCGGAAAGATTAGGGTGGTAATGGATTGTGCGGCAAGCTTTTCGCAGGTTTCGCTCAACAATCAACTTTTCCGCGGACCGCCGCTGCTCCCAAAACTTGTGGGAGTGCTCCTACGATCAAGGGAATGTCTTTTTGCACTCTCTGCGGATATAGCGGCCTTCTATCATCGCGTCGGGATCCCAGCGAAGCACCAGTCTCTCCAACGATTTGTCTTCCGCGAATTCGGAAGCAATAAACCGCTAAGGACATATCAAATGACGACCTTAGTATTTGGAGCAGTTCATGCATCAACCGCGGCCATCTGGGTCTTGCAGCATGCGGTcagccaaaacaaaaattatccCGAAGTAGCGTcgcgaataaaaaataatttttatgcTGACAACTTATGCGACTCCTTCGACACAGAAGCGGAAACCATCAAGTTCGCAAGGGACGTCAGAGAATCACTAGCAATAGGTGGGTTCAAGCTGACAGGTTTTGCATCTTCATCAAAAAGGGTTCTCGAAACGATCCCGTCGGAGGATAGAGCTGACTCCGTCCTTGACTTGAATTACGACGCCCTGCCAACGGAATACATATTGGGTCTTGCATGGGACTGCAGTGGCGACTGCTACAAGTTGAGGGTAAAGGATCTTTCCCCAGTCATGACAAAGCGGGAATTGTTATCGGCGATGTCAAGAGAATTCGACCCCCTTGGAATGTGTCTACCGGTCATTACGTATGCGAAGCTGCTATTTCAAGAGGTCTGTAAATTGAGAACAGGAATATCGCCGTTTAAAAAGCCGATAGGTTGGGACGAGCCTTTGCCAGAGTGCATTCTGGAAAAGTGGAACAAATGGGCCGGCTCGCTGTCGTCCCTCTCTCAAATTTCCATCCGGAGATGCTTCCGATCGGGTGACGAGAAGCTTGCCGATTGCACATTCGATCTAATCGTGTTTGCGGACGCGTCTCTTCTTGCATTCGGATCTGTCGCTTACCTGAAAACAACTTATCGCAAAGAGGCGCATCTCAGTTTTGTTATGGCAAAGGGTCGTATCGCCCCCACTAGCGTCCTGAGCATACCCAGACTGGAGCTGCAAGCCGCGGTTCTAGCGGTCAGAATAGCGCAGACCATCAGGAAGGAAATGCGCATCCCTATCGAATCCGTCGAGTACCGAACCGACTCCGAAATCGTGCTTCACCAGATCAATTCCTCGCATCACAATCATCCGATTTTCGTCGCCAACCGAATCGGCGAGATTCTTCGTCATTCAAGTCCCAATCAGTGGAAATTTATATCCGGTAGGGATAACCCGGCCGACGACTGTACTAGAGGCGTTACGCCTGATTGCTTCAAGTCTAGCTGTCGGTGGTTGACAGGTCCAACTCAGTTGCAATTGTCAGCCCCGCAGCCGGTGATTGTGAGTCAAGCAGGGGATCCCGACTCATTCATCGTTCGGTCAGTATGTGCCCTTAATGTCTCGCCTTATCCCTTAAAGGTCTCGTCGCCTGTTGTGTCAAATTTTATTGCTGATAGCCAAAACGGCCTTGCCCGGTTGAAGCGCGATGTGGCCCAGTCGCTTCGTAAAGGCACAATAATCGAAGAGATCACCAACGATGAGCTAAAGCAAGCAATGCGAATCTGCATCATTGTCGCCGCGGAAGAGAAGTTTCCAAGAGAAGTCGACGCTTTAAGAAGAGGGAAACCAATCCCGAGAGATTCTGCATTGCGTAACGTAAACCCGTACATCGACCCTACAGACGGATTGATGAAAGTAGATGGCCGTCTAAAGCATGCCGAGCTTCCCGAACACTCTCGGCATCCCATCATTCTCGCCGCGGACCACCGTCTTACTTCTTTAATCATAGCCGACGCTCATGATGAGATCAACCACGCCGGAGTAGAGCACACTCTCTCAGTTGTCAGGCGAAAGTACTATTTAACTCAGGGCCGGCGGGCCGTACGAAAAACCTTGGCGCGCTGCGTCAAATGTCGGCGCAGGTGTGCGCAACCTCGACCACCGATAATGGCTAATCTTCCCAAAGAAAGGCTGCTACCATTCGTCCGACCCTTTTCTACTTCTGGTCTTGACTTCTTCGGGCCTTTCAACACAGTTATCGGCCGACGCACTGAGAAGCGCTATGGTCTCCTCGTCACTTGTTTCTCCACCCGCGCTGTTCATCTGGAGCTGGTTTATTCTCTCTCTTCCGACTCCTTTTTGATGGCGTTACGCCGATTCATTGCCGATCGCGGCCATCCAGGCACCATATTCTCCGACAACGGGACTAATCTGGTCGCGGGTGAGAAGGAACTGCGCGAGGGGATTGCGAACCTGAACTCAAAGCTTGTGACCGAAGAAATGATCGATCGTGGAATCGACTGGAAGTTCTCGCCGCCTTCCGGCCCGCATTTCGGTGGATCATGGGAGCGCCTCGTCGGCTCCAGCAAAAAATCTCTGCGGGCTGTTCTAGAAGAACGTAGCGTTACCGATGAAGTGCTACTCACCGTTTTAAAGGAGGTTGCATCGCTTCTGAACACTCGACCCTTGACGCATGTTTCGACTGACCCGTCTGAACCGGAACCATTAACGCCGAACCACTTTATTCTTGGCTGTCATCATCCCCAGTATCCCCCGAACGTCGAAGAAGAATTTAGCGATTTGTCTAGACGGCGCTTCAGGCAGTCGCAGTTCATTGTGAATCAATACTGGCGCAGATGGATGCGAGAGTACGTGCCAGAGCTGATTGAGCGGAAGAAATGGAATCTAGCCACTCCCCCGCTCCGTGTTGGCAACCGAGTGCTCATCATGGATGAGAACACTCGCCGTGGACAATGGTTAACGGGCACCGTGTCAAAGCTATTCCCAGGAGATGACGGCCGCATCAGGCGTGTCTCTGTCAAAACTGCAACATCCGAATTAATTCGTCCCGTTGTAAaactttgtttgttttcagaCGCATAA
- the LOC123474561 gene encoding LOW QUALITY PROTEIN: uncharacterized protein LOC123474561 (The sequence of the model RefSeq protein was modified relative to this genomic sequence to represent the inferred CDS: substituted 1 base at 1 genomic stop codon), whose product MVNGSSISTQVSVHNQYDIQDPLPTGTKFEYIVDHTIRLINTNICIVANANNQIMAENCTENTSRWILDLTNYQWISLETGLCITLHDEEEGRVRLATLKTCSRQGTISESQQWVIEILTTNPDVLDNFPDASIDEFEEIQLEQRTSVTTTVSSPIFGGLLKRNHGRGNIIWDMIGWGLMKHGKSPDEKCLTHNGVDKPITLEACDPNWIKCQTSLQKLLTSNDPLVQSQTTMANCSEASSKGQAFEYSSDFTIRPFNTNNCIKANTTMLILHECSDKSSIWGTFDHTGQLMASDRTGLHSGASDRKCLTRRIDKLSLGHCHGTSQKQHFSFEYRNPHQPRTLSAAAIISLHTQHALFGKNLPILPPLNHRDPKEINYKTNATEGITKNSTITTKSATSMTATTDKSVIPSIAAKVTTSAKTETTTTTIRPTTTTTKPTTTFRTTTTKSTTTTKKPTTTTKNPTTTTQKPTTTTQKPTTIIQKPNSTTLKTTSITQIPASTPKSTATSKSTTKSTEAEKLPTITSTTASTTLTSTSLKTTITTQSSTTTEKASRQQKENTAHEIVVDDFRPLIDANTSNGLPKSTEELSDLIKYELGKMHEQYKISIETEHDNKLAKEIRDVYCQLSKIKRTQAIIFAQTNGLLAAAALGLPMCTRIYGFGQAMTLQQCDPKRISLSAKETKCGFQPFFVYGKNNCTIGLGGWSVHPYSECFWKSQLININGYPHTWXHNATAGDWIKQEATIHTSNLDLIAEFEELHLNSFDYGLRNHPAHGTMEMEQLNILNDLVGRINEGEGKELPDILVTEEQDNQIGNMFSWFDTLKIMALSAIGFILFLICQEMDSMIPEPIYSAGGANEKPFIREFAPLMTLATETPKETLTSINTPSAPKKGKLYPIEELKWENEQNKECTGSHTTCSYVVGYGMVWEDLCRCTPEDHLKCTINK is encoded by the exons ATGGTTAATGGCTCATCAATAAGCACGCAAGTATCAGTCCACAACCAATATGATATCCAAGACCCTTTGCCAACAGGAACAAAATTCGAATACATCGTAGATCATACCATAAGGCTTATAAACACTAACATCTGCATCGTGGCAAATGCAAACAATCAAATTATGGCAGAAAATTGCACCGAAAACACATCAAGGTGGATCCTGGATTTAACTAACTACCAATGGATTTCTCTGGAAACAGGCCTATGCATCACCttacatgatgaagaagagggACGAGTTAGATTAGCAACACTAAAAACATGCAGTAGACAGGGGACAATTAGTGAAAGTCAACAATGGGTTATCGAAATCCTAACAACAAACCCGGATGTGTTGGATAATTTCCCAGATGCATCCATTGacgaattcgaagaaatcCAGTTGGAACAGAGGACATCAGTGACAACAACCGTCAGTTCGCCAATTTTCGGTGGATTATTAAAACGGAACCATGGGAGAGGAAATATCATATGGGACATGATAGGATGGGGACTAATGAAACATGGTAAGTCAcccgatgaaaaatgtttaacacacAATGGCGTTGACAAACCAATAACCCTCGAAGCATGCGATCCTAATTGGatcaaatgtcaaacaagcctacaaaaattattaacaagtaatgaccccttggtgcaatcacaaacaaCCATGGCCAACTGTAGCGAAGCCTCCAGCAAGGGCCAAGCCTTCGAATATTCCTCCGACTTCACGATAAGACCatttaacacaaacaactgcattaaagcaaacacaacgatgctcatCCTGCACGAATGCTCAGATAAAAGTTCCATCTGGGGAACATTCGATCACACAGGACAATTAATGGCCAGTGATAGAACAGGACTTCATTCAGGCGCTTCGGACCGGAAATGCCTAACAAGACGGATCGACAAATTATCGTTGGGACACTGTCATGGAACAAGccagaaacaacattttagcttCGAGTACCGGAATCCACATCAACCTAGAACATTGTCGGCAGCAGCAATAATATCTCTACATACTCAACACGctttatttggaaaaaatctacCAATCTTGCCACCATTGAACCATCGTGATCCAAAGGAGattaactataaaacaaacgcaacggaaGGAATAACTAAAAATTCGACCATAACGACAAAGTCAGCAACATCCATGACTGCTACAACAGATAAATCAGTCATACCTTCCATTGCAGCCAAGGTAACAACAAGTGCGaagacagaaacaacaacaacaacgattaGGCCGACTACAACCACAACAAAACCGACAACAACCttcagaacaacaacaacaaaatcaactactaccacaaaaaagccgacaacaaccacaaaaaatccgaccacaaccacacaaaaaccgaccacaaccacacaaaaaccgaccaccATCATTCAAAAGCCAAATAGTACCACACTAAAAACAACCTCTATCACACAAATACCAGCCTCTACACCCAAATCAACTGCAACATCAAAATCTACTACAAAAtcaacagaagcagagaaatTACCAACAATAACATCAACAACCGCATCAACAACATTAACTAGTACATCACTCAAAACGACTATCACGACACAGTCATctacaactacagaaaaa GCTTcaagacaacaaaaagaaaatacagcacACGAAATTGTAGTAGATGACTTTCGACCGCTAATCGACGCTAATACAAGTAACGGTCTACCAAAATCCACTGAGGAGCTAAGTGACTTGATAAAATACGAGCTTGGAAAGATGCACGAGCAATACAAAATCAGtattgaaactgaacacgacaataaattggcaaaagaaattcgggaTGTATACTGTCAGTTATCAAAGATAAAACGAACGCAAGCCATAATCTTTGCCCAAACAAATGGATTGCTTGCAGCCGCCGCACTCGGACTTCCAATGTGTACAAGGATATATGGTTTTGGTCAAGCCATGACATTGCAACAATGCGACCCAAAAAGGATATCACTATCAGCAAAAGAGACCAAGTGTGGGTTCCAGCCATTTTTCGTTTatggaaaaaacaactgtacgATCGGACTCGGCGGATGGTCTGTTCACCCGTATTCGGAGTGTTTTTGGAAATCACAATTGATAAACATCAACGGATACCCTCATACGTGGTAACATAACGCAACAGCAGGAGACTGGATTAAACAAGAGGCGACCATACACACCTCAAATCTggatttaattgcagaatTCGAAGAACTGCACTTAAACAGTTTCGACTATGGATTAAGGAACCATCCAGCTCATggaacaatggaaatggaacagctaAACATCCTAAATGACCTGGTGGGACGAATTAATGAAGGCGAAGGCAAAGAGTTACCTGATATCCTAGTAACAGAAGAACAGGACAATCAAATCGGAAAcatgttttcctggtttgacacCTTAAAAATCATGGCTCTTTCAGCGATAGGATTCATCCTATTTCTCATCT GTCAAGAAATGGATTCAATGATACCAGAACCCATCTACAGCGCTGgaggagcaaatgaaaaaccatTCATTAGGGAATTTGCACCTTTAATGACGTTAGCAAcagaaacaccaaaagaaaCCCTTACGTCGATAAACACACCGAGTgcaccaaagaaaggaaaattgtatcctatcgaagaattaaaatgggaaaacgagcaaaacaaggaGTGTACGGGAAGTCATACGACCTGCAGCTATGTCGTTGGCTACGGAATGGTGTGGGAGGATCTATGCAGATGTACTCCAGAAGACCATTTAAAATgcacaattaacaaataa
- the LOC116924214 gene encoding LOW QUALITY PROTEIN: leucine-rich repeat and immunoglobulin-like domain containing-NOGO receptor-interacting protein 4 (The sequence of the model RefSeq protein was modified relative to this genomic sequence to represent the inferred CDS: deleted 2 bases in 1 codon) translates to MGLDHNWLFTRWLVVVVMVATPTAVETFCPSICQCDDSLLETSCSGSKLDSVPILLNPSLRSLHLAHNHIASLRQSVSFYGELRRLDLSHNGLHSLGLLHFQPLGQLEWLNVSNNLVSSLEMESFSGIASLTALDLSANRLTRLTDDLFSDLPSLVTLILSGNKIQTGASGAFESLRKLHTLRLEDNNLGNVPTAALVPLAAGLRSLHLQKNLIETLEDGAFRHLARLRLLALNDNAIDRVDPLAFDSLVSLDALDLSFNRFDGPIEAFKTVSPLTHLDLSGNIWRQLPANFLSGLPRLQPLNVSYMDLSLRSPPHLKSCPSSIWS, encoded by the exons atgggttTAGATCACAATTGGTTGTTTACCCGTTGGCTTGTTGTGGTGGTCATGGTAGCGACTCCTACGGCAGTTGAAACTTTTTGCCCGTCCATTTGCCAATGCGATGACAGTCTACTAGAGACCAGCTGTTCTGGCTCGAAACTCGATTCTGTGCCCATCTTGTTGAATCCTTCGTTGCGCTCGTTACACTTGGCCCACAACCACATCGCTTCTCTCAGACAATCTGTCAGTTTTTACGGCGAATTGCGCCGTTTGGATCTCAGCCACAATGGTCTCCATTCGTTGGGTTTGCTCCATTTCCAGCCGCTTGGCCAGCTCGAATGGCTCAACGTTTCCAACAATTTGGTCTCTTCCTTGGAAATGGAATCGTTTTCCGGAATCGCATCGCTCACCGCCCTCGATCTCAGCGCTAATCGGCTCACTCGACTGACGGATGACCTGTTCTCCGATCTACCTTCGCTTGTCACGCTCATCCTCAGTGGCAATAAAATTCAAACGGGGGCCAGCGGAGCGTTCGAATCGCTCCGCAAACTGCACACGCTGCGTCTCGAAGACAATAATTTGGGTAACGTCCCTACGGCCGCTCTAGTCCCCCTGGCCGCTGGTTTGCGATCGTTGcatctc caaaaaaatctGATCGAGACGTTGGAAGACGGAGCGTTCCGTCATCTTGCCCGTTTACGGCTGTTGGCCCTTAACGACAACGCCATTGACCGCGTCGATCCTCTGGCCTTCGACTCGCTCGTTTCGCTCGATGCGTTGGATCTCAGTTTCAATCGATTTGATGGACCCATTGAGGCTTTTAAGACCGTTTCGCCGTTGACCCATCTGGATTTGTCTGGTAATATTTGGCGCCAATTGCCGGCCAACTTCTTGTCCGGCCTGCCGCGTCTCCAGCCGCTCAACGTTTCTTATATGGATCTGTCGTTACGATCTCCACCTCACCTAAAGTCTTGCCCATCGTCAATCTGGTCATGA